TTGAGCACATTGCAAAGTTTGATCATTGGCAACCAAAAACGGGTACGGATCTACAAATTGATCAAAGCTTGATGCAAAAAGCATATGAGCAATTGGATGAAACATTGAGAGACGCTCTTCATCTGGCTTATGATCGAATCAAAAGATATCATGAAAAGCAGCTGCCAAAATCATGGGTCGATTTTGAAAAGAGTGGGACGATCTTGGGACAAAAAGTGACACCTGTTGAAAAAGCGGGACTCTATATTCCAGGAGGAAAAGCCGCCTATCCAAGCAGTCTACTGATGAATGCAATTCCAGCACTCGTTGCGGGTGTGGAAGAGATCGTCGTCACAACACCTACGCCTCACAATGAACCAAACCATCTATTATTGGCTGCTTGCCATTTGTGCGGTATCGAAAAAGTATATAAAGTGGGTGGGGCGAGCGCTATAGCCGCTTTGGCGTATGGAACTGAGTCTATACCGAAAGTAGATGTCATTACTGGACCTGGAAACATATTTGTAGCGACGGCCAAAAGGCTGGTTTTTGGCGAAGTCAACATCGATATGGTTGCGGGGCCAAGCGAAATCGGCATTATCGCCGATAGGAGTGCGAATCCAAAATATGTTGCAATTGATCTACTGAGTCAAGCAGAGCATGATGAGATGGCGAGTTCCATTTTGATAACGGACTCGGCTGAGCTTGCACAATCTGTCAGTGATGAAGTAGAGCTCTTTTTGCAAAATCTTCAAAGAAGAGAGATTGCCCAAAAATCGATTGAGGAACGGGGTGCCATTATCGTTGCGTCCAATATGGATGAAGCGGTTGAACTTATGAATACCATCGCCCCTGAACACCTTGAGATCATGACAGCAAATCCTTTTGATCTGCTTTCAAAAATCAAGCATGCCGGTGCTATCTTTTTAGGTGAGAATACGCCTGAGCCGATTGGTGACTATATTGCAGGACCCAACCATACCTTGCCAACGGGCGGAACGGCAAGATTTTATAGTCCATTAAATGTGGAACATTTTTTGA
This region of Nitratiruptor sp. YY08-10 genomic DNA includes:
- the hisD gene encoding histidinol dehydrogenase encodes the protein MKILETKSSNFSKEFEAILQRAQEDNEWVMPIVTKIIEEIKHDGDKALFEHIAKFDHWQPKTGTDLQIDQSLMQKAYEQLDETLRDALHLAYDRIKRYHEKQLPKSWVDFEKSGTILGQKVTPVEKAGLYIPGGKAAYPSSLLMNAIPALVAGVEEIVVTTPTPHNEPNHLLLAACHLCGIEKVYKVGGASAIAALAYGTESIPKVDVITGPGNIFVATAKRLVFGEVNIDMVAGPSEIGIIADRSANPKYVAIDLLSQAEHDEMASSILITDSAELAQSVSDEVELFLQNLQRREIAQKSIEERGAIIVASNMDEAVELMNTIAPEHLEIMTANPFDLLSKIKHAGAIFLGENTPEPIGDYIAGPNHTLPTGGTARFYSPLNVEHFLKKSSIINFSRQAMQDIGDAAAILAHTEGLEAHAKSIEIRLNK